The following are from one region of the Oncorhynchus nerka isolate Pitt River linkage group LG8, Oner_Uvic_2.0, whole genome shotgun sequence genome:
- the serpine1 gene encoding plasminogen activator inhibitor 1, which produces MLCLYVCFLLSLSGAALSNLQEKQTDFGMRVFSHVAQTSRGSNLAFSPYGVATILGMAQLGAGGNTRKTLNAKLGFSLQERGMSRQQRLLQQNLSSEEGVELASGIMVEKKMALEKGFRRGLGKAFQASPHQLDFSRPDQALEFINAWVSDHTAGTIPSFLSSGALTDKTRMVLLNALHFQGLWKVPFDPKMTEERLFHCANGSSVPVPMMRLTHHFNYGEFVTPDGVDYDVIEVPYEGESLSMLLVTPFESERPVSVLSSELTTRRLQQWREELRSVKRQLALPKFTLDTEVDLKSTLTSMGLGDMFNLAKADFTRITTEERLCVSKVLQKVKIEVNEKGTKGSSATAAIMFSRMAIEEITMDRPFLFLIQHKSTGAVLFIGQVNQP; this is translated from the exons ATGCTGTGCCTGTACGTGTGCTTCCTCCTCAGCCTCTCTGGAGCGGCCCTCTCTAACCTccaggagaaacagacagactttGGGATGCGGGTCTTCTCCCATGTGGCCCAGACCTCCAGGGGCTCTAACTTGGCCTTCTCACCCTACGGCGTGGCCACCATCctgggcatggctcagctgggcGCTGGGGGCAACACCCGGAAGACACTCAACGCCAAATTGGGCTTCTCTCTACAAG AGCGAGGGATGTCACGTCAGCAGCGTCTGCTACAGCAGAACCTCTCCAGTGAGGAGGGAGTGGAGTTGGCCAGTGGCATCATGGTAGAGAAGAAGATGGCTCTGGAGAAAGGCTTCAGGAGGGGGCTGGGGAAAGCCTTCCAGGCCTCCCCTCACCAATTGGACTTCTCCAGGCCAGACCAGGCCCTGGAATTCATCAATGCCTGGGTCTCTGACCACACCGCGG GTACCATCCCTTCATTCCTGTCGTCCGGTGCTCTGACCGACAAGACTCGCATGGTCCTACTGAACGCTCTGCACTTCCAGGGGTTATGGAAGGTGCCCTTTGACCCCAAGATGACCGAGGAGAGGCTGTTCCATTGTGCCAATGGCAGCTCTGTGCCCGTACCTATGATGAGGCTCACACACCACTTCAACTACG GTGAGTTCGTGACCCCCGACGGTGTGGACTATGATGTCATCGAGGTTCCGTACGAGGGAGAATCCCTGAGCATGCTGCTGGTCACCCCCTTCGAGTCCGAGAGGCCAGTGAGCGTGCTCAGTAGCGAGTTGACCACCAGACGCCTGCAACAGTGGAGAGAGGAGCTGAGGAGCGTCAAGCGTCAACTGGCTCTGCCCAAGTTTACCCTGGACACTGAGGTGGATCTGAAGTCTACACTGACCAGCATGGGGTTGGGGGACATGTTCAACCTAGCCAAAGCAGACTTCACTCGCATCACCA CTGAGGAAAGGCTGTGTGTGTCCAAGGTTCTGCAGAAAGTCAAGATTGAGGTGAACGAGAAGGGAACCAAGGGATCATCTGCCACAG CTGCCATTATGTTCTCTCGTATGGCAATAGAGGAGATCACCATGGACAGGCCCTTCCTTTTCCTCATCCAACACAAGTCCACAG GTGCTGTACTGTTCATTGGTCAAGTCAACCAACCCTAG
- the LOC135572926 gene encoding uncharacterized protein LOC135572926 translates to KTELLFLPGKDCPFHDLAITVDNSIVSSSQSAKNLGVILDNTLSFSTNIKAVARSCRFMLYNIRRVRPCLTQEAAQVLIQALVISRLDYCNSLLAGLPACAIKPLQLIQNAAAHLVFNLPKFSHVTPLLRSLHWLPVEARIRYKTMVLAYGAVRGTAPQYLQALIRPYTQTRALRSSTSGLLASLPLRKYSSRAAQSKLFAALAPQWWNKLPHDARTAESITTFRRHLKPHLFQEYLG, encoded by the coding sequence aagacggagctgctcttcctcccggggaaggactgcccgttccatgatctcgccatcacggttgacaactccattgtgtcctcctcccagagcgctaagaaccttggcgtgatcctggacaacaccctgtcgttctcaactaacatcaaggcggtggcccgttcttgtaggttcatgctctacaacatccgcagagtacgaccctgcctcacacaggaagcagcgcaggtcctaatccaggcacttgtcatctcccgtctggattactgcaactcgctgttggctgggctccctgcctgtgccattaaacccctacaactcatccagaacgccgcagcccaccttgtgttcaaccttcccaagttctctcacgtcaccccgctcctccgctctctccactggcttccagttgaagctcgcatccgctacaagaccatggtgcttgcctacggagctgtgaggggaacggcacctcagtacctccaggctctgatcaggccctacacccaaacaagggcattgcgttcatccacctctggcctgctcgcctccctaccactgaggaagtacagttcccgcgcagcccagtcaaaactgttcgctgctctggccccccaatggtggaacaaactccctcacgacgccaggacagcggagtcaatcaccaccttccggagacacctgaaaccccacctctttcaggaatacctaggatag